The proteins below are encoded in one region of Magnetococcales bacterium:
- a CDS encoding sensor domain-containing diguanylate cyclase, producing MARDIPFNYDAMVEQLADGVYFVDRERRILYWNDAAERIAGYSRKEMIGSRCADNILVHVNESGRNLCDSGCPLSFCLEREEACHDYDVFLHHKLGHRVPVHVRATPLRDDSGKIIGAAEVFTDRSSQELVAQRVEELEKLAFLDALTRIANRRFLEYELHSRLEEWQRMKLPFGVLMMDVDHFKRFNDTHGHALGDRVLQMVAATLQAVGRPFDIYGRWGGEEFLGLIKNVNSATLLRIGERCRSQVASAFLQENGQLLQVTLSLGAALAVGDDTAETILQRADRFLYRSKAEGRNRISGE from the coding sequence ATGGCACGAGACATTCCCTTCAATTACGACGCCATGGTCGAACAACTGGCGGATGGGGTCTATTTCGTCGACCGGGAGCGCCGCATTCTCTACTGGAACGACGCCGCCGAACGCATTGCGGGCTACTCCCGAAAGGAGATGATCGGCTCACGTTGCGCCGACAACATCCTGGTCCATGTGAACGAGAGCGGGCGCAACCTGTGCGACTCCGGTTGCCCGTTGAGCTTCTGTCTGGAGCGGGAGGAGGCCTGTCACGACTACGACGTCTTCCTGCACCACAAACTGGGGCATCGGGTTCCGGTCCATGTTCGCGCCACCCCCTTGCGGGATGATAGCGGAAAAATCATCGGCGCGGCAGAGGTCTTCACCGATCGCAGCAGTCAGGAGCTGGTGGCCCAGCGGGTGGAAGAGCTGGAGAAGCTGGCTTTCCTGGACGCGCTGACCCGTATCGCCAATCGCCGCTTTCTGGAATACGAGCTGCACAGCCGTCTGGAGGAGTGGCAGCGCATGAAACTGCCCTTCGGCGTCCTGATGATGGATGTGGACCATTTCAAGCGTTTCAACGACACCCACGGCCACGCCCTGGGAGACCGGGTGCTGCAAATGGTGGCGGCCACGCTGCAGGCGGTGGGACGCCCCTTCGACATCTATGGCCGCTGGGGCGGGGAAGAGTTCCTGGGGCTGATCAAAAACGTCAATTCGGCCACCCTCCTGCGTATCGGGGAACGCTGCCGCAGTCAGGTGGCCAGCGCCTTTCTGCAGGAAAACGGACAACTCCTGCAAGTGACCCTCTCCCTGGGCGCCGCCCTGGCCGTGGGAGACGACACGGCGGAGACCATCCTGCAACGGGCCGACCGCTTTCT